A DNA window from Vigna angularis cultivar LongXiaoDou No.4 chromosome 1, ASM1680809v1, whole genome shotgun sequence contains the following coding sequences:
- the LOC108323878 gene encoding bifunctional aspartate aminotransferase and glutamate/aspartate-prephenate aminotransferase, whose protein sequence is MANTLHNGAKCRIPLRNQSLTFSRHVSRSLSFLPKTRHGKQSNTSSVKASQADFPVDPSISPRVNAVKPSKTVAISDLATSLVQAGVPVIRLAAGEPDFDTPAPIAEAGINAIREGYTRYTPNAGTMELRQAICHKLKEENGINYTPDQVVVSNGAKQSLAQAVLAVCSPGDEVIIPAPFWVSYPEMARLADATPVILPTSISDNFLLDPKLLESKITERSRLLILCSPSNPTGSVYPKGLLEKIAQIVAKHPRLLVLSDEIYEHIIYAPTIHTSFASLPGMWDRTLTVNGFSKAFAMTGWRLGYIAGPKHFIAACGKIQSQFTSGASSIAQKAAVAALGLGYAGGEAVSTMVKAFRERRDFLVKSFREIDGVKISEPQGAFYLFIDFSFYYGREAEGFGKIEDSESLCRYLLDVGQVALVPGSAFGDDTCIRISYAESLTTLQAAVERIKKALIPLSSAALV, encoded by the exons ATGGCCAACACTCTACACAACGGTGCCAAATGCAGAATCCCTTTGCGGAACCAATCCCTGACCTTCTCTCGACACGTTTCCAGATCCCTCTCTTTCCTTCCCAA AACACGTCACGGAAAACAATCAAACACCTCCTCCGTCAAGGCTTCGCAAGCTGACTTCCCCGTTGACCCTTCCATCAGTCCACGTGTCAATGCCGTCAAGCCTTCCAAAACAGTCGCCATCAGCGACCTCGCCACCTCCCTCGTCCAAGCCGGCGTTCCCGTCATTCGACTCGCCGCTGGTGAGCCTGATTTCGACACACCCGCTCCCATAGCCGAG GCTGGGATCAATGCAATTCGCGAAGGTTATACGAGGTACACGCCCAATGCCGGAACCATGGAACTGCGTCAAGCGATTTGTCATAAGCTAAAag AGGAGAATGGGATCAATTATACTCCTGATCAGGTTGTGGTTAGTAATGGAGCCAAACAGAGTCTTGCTCAGGCAGTGCTTGCAGTTTGCTCCCCTGGAGATGAG GTCATTATTCCAGCTCCATTCTGGGTTAGTTACCCAGAAATGGCAAGGTTGGCTGATGCAACACCTGTGATTCTTCCAACATCAATATCTGATAATTTCCTCTTAGATCCCAAACTTCTGGAATCCAAAATAACTGAAAGATCGAGACTGCTCATTCTTTGCTCGCCATCTAACCCAACTGGATCTGTCTACCCTAAGGGATTACTTGAAAAGATAGCCCAGATTGTTGCAAAGCACCCTAGGCTTCTG GTTCTCTCGGATGAAATTTATGAACACATAATTTATGCCCCAACAATTCACACTAGCTTTGCATCTTTACCGGGAATGTGGGACAGAACTCTAACTGTAAATGGATTTTCTAAG GCCTTTGCAATGACGGGTTGGCGGCTTGGATATATTGCTGGTCCAAAACATTTTATTGCTGCATGTGGAAAGATCCAAAGTCAG ttcacTTCAGGGGCCAGTAGTATTGCCCAGAAAGCTGCAGTTGCTGCGTTAGGACTAGGTTATGCTGGTGGGGAAGCAGTTTCTACCATGGTTAAAGCATTTAGGGAGCGAAGGGATTTCTTGGTAAAAAGTTTTAGAGAAATAGATGGTGTCAAGATATCCGAACCCCAG GGAGCATTCTACTTATTCATTGATTTCAGCTTCTATTATGGAAGAGAAGCTGAAGGATTCGGTAAAATTGAGGATTCTGAGTCCCTCTGTCGATACTTACTGGATGTTGGCCAG GTAGCCTTGGTTCCAGGGAGTGCATTTGGAGATGATACTTGCATCCGCATCTCTTATGCAGAATCCCTTACTACCCTACAGGCAGCTGTAGAAAGAATTAAGAAGGCACTCATCCCTCTAAGCTCTGCTGCGCTTGTTTAA
- the LOC108340014 gene encoding protein NEN4, which produces MDFSYSCNDHAPEIVFFDLETTVPKRVGDRFWVLEFGAIVVTPHKLNEVESYTTLIKPKDLSVVAVKSSRSDGITRKAVENAPSFEDVADRIFGILNGRVWAGHNIQRFDCPRIKEAFDYINRPPPLPVGIIDSLRVLTEKFGRRAGNMKMASLASYFGIGQQKHRSLDDVRMNLEVVKHCATVLFLESSLPNMFESKWYESPSIMTRSRSNGKSPCKEETSRKSPPTTLGNRRTVPYARGSLGKVTERVKGLLCKAQGQPPLQQLLKHSHSLLR; this is translated from the exons ATGGATTTCTCTTATTCATGCAACGACCACGCACCCGAGATTGTTTTCTTTGATTTGGAAACTACAGTGCCCAAAAGAGTTGGAGATCGTTTCTGGGTGCTGGAGTTTGGTGCTATTGTAGTTACTCCTCACAAACTCAACGAGGTTGAGAGCTACACCACCCTCATAAAACCCAAAGACTTGTCTGTAGTCGCTGTGAAATCTAGCAGAAGTGATGGAATAACACGTAAAGCTGTTGAAAATGCACCATCTTTTGAAGATGTTGCAGACAGAATATTCGGTATCTTGAATGGAAGGGTGTGGGCGGGGCATAACATCCAGAGATTTGACTGTCCCCGGATCAAAGAGGCCTTTGATTATATCAATAGGCCACCACCCTTACCTGTTGGAATCATTGATTCTTTGAGGGTCCTAACTGAGAAGTTTGGAAGAAGAGCTGGTAATATGAAG ATGGCATCATTGGCTTCTTATTTTGGTATTGGCCAACAAAAGCACAG GAGCCTGGATGATGTTCGCATGAACTTGGAGGTGGTTAAGCATTGTGCAACGGTGTTGTTTCTG GAATCTAGTCTACCAAACATGTTTGAAAGCAAATGGTATGAATCACCCAGCATTATGACGCGAAGCAGAAGCAACGGGAAATCACCCTGCAAGGAAGAGACTAGTAGAAAATCTCCCCCTACTACATTAGGGAATCGGAGGACTGTCCCCTATGCTAGGGGAAGTTTGGGAaag GTGACTGAAAGAGTGAAGGGCTTGTTGTGTAAAGCACAAGGGCAACCACCACTTCAACAACTTCTCAAGCATTCTCATTCATTACTACGGTGA